The bacterium genome contains the following window.
TTTACTCCTGCTAAAAAAGGGGCTCTAAAATCGGCAAAACTAAGAGGGGGAAAGGCACGAAGCTTATGGTGGTGGCAGACGGCCAGGGTGTTCCTCTGGGAGTGTCCTTGCACTCTGCCTCTCCACATGAGGTAAAGCTGGAAGACTAAGACAATTGACATGCTTGGTAAAAAACCAGAACGATTGATTTGCGATAAAGCTTATGATTCTGACAAGTTTCGTAGACAATTGAAGAAAAATGGGATTGAGCTTATTGCACCCCACAGAAGTAATCGAAAGAAGCCCAAACTTCAAGATGGAAGAGCCTTGAGACGATATAGAAAACGCTGGAAGATAGAACGTTC
Protein-coding sequences here:
- a CDS encoding transposase, which encodes MLGKKPERLICDKAYDSDKFRRQLKKNGIELIAPHRSNRKKPKLQDGRALRRYRKRWKIERSIAWIGNYRRLVIRWDRNIIIYQAFLHIACALITCNNL